The following nucleotide sequence is from Amia ocellicauda isolate fAmiCal2 chromosome 14, fAmiCal2.hap1, whole genome shotgun sequence.
tttcacagtgagcccctcaggctgtggcagcggctacatattgggcggccaggggggctgtgtgtccctcccccaggaggatagctaatattttttcatttatcaattcTGAAAGATGTTATAATACTTATGAATTTCTTAAAGAATATGTTCCTAATTTGGCTATATTTACTGCAgtgcaggaggaagtgcatctctgtctcgacctctctctctgtgtgtgtgtctgtctctgtctgtctgtctctctctggacAGTGTGAATGTTCAGCATCCTCCACTGTATCTTTCCCAacactctccccctccctccccaggcTCCGTGCGCTGTCCGGTGGGGTGAGTGTGACGTCGCCCCCCCCCTCTCCCGCGATGCCAAAGTACAAGCTGGCGGAGTACCGATACGGCCGAGAAGAGATGCTAGCACTTTATATTAAAGACAACAAGGTGGGTGAGAGCGTcttgtgcgtctctgtgtgtgtcataGCACAGTGTTCTGGAGAAGACATGCTAGTACTTGCTATTGAAGACAGCGAGGTGAGGCCGTGTCGGGGCTCGAGCGAGATGGAGAGCAGACCGTCCAGATtgactctctgtctctctctccccaggtcCCGGAGGAGATGCAGGACAAGGAGTTTGCTGCTGTCCTGCAGGACGAGCCCATGCAGCCGCTGGCCCTGGTTCCACTCACAGAGGAGGAGCAGGTGAGACGCGCCGGGGCCCGTGGGACTGAGGGGGACGGACACGCGGACCAGGAGAGGACCTAGGACGGACTGGGACACGGACTGACACGGGATGGACGGACTGGGATAGTAACTAGAACAGACTGGGACATggactgacacagagagacggactgacacagagagatggACTGGGATAGAAACTAGTACAGTCTGGGACACGGACTGACACGAGACGGACTGGGTCACGGACTGACACGCACTGACAAGGGGGACACACTGTCTCATGCTGTCCCCCCTCTTGTCTGTTGCAGAGAAACTTCTCCATGTCTGTGAACAGCGTGGCCGTGCTGAGGCTCATGGGGAAAGGGGGCGGGGCTGTCCCCGCAGGCGTGGCCAGGGGGCGTGGCAGCGCCAGGGGCAGAGGTGAGAACCGACCAATGGGTGAGCAGACGCCTCAGCTTCTCCAGCAGCCTCTCCACGTTGTTAAACCGCCTGTGTAGCGGTGTGGTATCGTTGTAACAGTTACACATTTGATTGTAGCGATGCCTATATGTTGAGGACTTTCTGTATAGAATGCTTTACTGTTACAACACTGATATTTACCAGTGCGTTGCAGTGCTGTGGATGGTCACTCTTCTCTCTGTCTGCCTCTGTCTGcgtccctctgtgtgtctgcctgCCCGTGTGTCTCCTGTCCCTCCCCTTTGTCCCTGTACCGTGTGCGCAGGCCGGGGACGAGGCGACAGCGGATTCTACCAAAGAAGTGCTGAGGATGGCGAGGTGGGCTTCGGCCGCAGCAGCAGAGAGATCCACCGCAGCCAGAGCTGGGACGACAGGTGCGCCAGCCCCAGTCTGTGTCCTTCTgcctgtctctctcgctctgtctctctgtctctctctctctcttgctctgtctctctctcgctgtgtccttttctctctctcgctcgctcgctctctcgcGCAGTCCATctttccctcactctctctggACCATTCAATAATAATCGGACCGCTACTGATTTtatagattgattgattaatttattttcttttttccccccagaggAGAGCGGAGGTTTGAGAAGCCCATCCGAAGAGATGGAGGTGAGGCCTGTGCGTattgcgtgtctgtgtgtgtccatATTGCGCATGTGTCTGCAtgtctgcgtgcgtgtgtgtattgGCCATTTCTGCGTTGTGCTCGGTGCAGATCTGAGCACTGGCAGCTGACTGGCCTTGTGTCTccccgccccctccccctctctcagtgCGCGTGGGCTTCGAGGAGCCCCCAGCTGGGCTGCGCAAGGAGTACACGCGCTCGGACAGCGAGAACTGGCGCACGCTGCGGGAGGAgcacgaggaggaggagggcgcTGGGGAGCCAGGGGGCAGCTGGAGGCTGGCGGGGGCGCGGCGGGACGGTACGctccgtgtgtgtgtctgtctttgtctgtctctctctgtgtgtgtctctctcccttccctcaTGCCTGtatctgcccctctctctctctccctcagacgGGGCCCCACGCTCGGCCGGCTGGCGTGAGCACGGCGGGGAGCGGCGGCGCAAGTTTGACTTTGACTTCCGGGAGCACGGCGGGGAGCGGCGGCGAAGCGACGGGGCGGAGGACGAGCGGGACGGGCTGCCCGAGTGGTGCACGGACGACGAGGAGGGCGAGATGGGCACCTTCGACTCCTCCGGGGCCTTCCTGCCCCTCAAGGTGCGGCTCCCTCCCGCTCACCccatctctttccctctccacctctctccctcACCCTATTTCCCTCTTCCATCACTCTACATCTCccccttttttctttccctctcctTCACCCTTTCTGcctctttctccttcttttcCTTTCCCCCTCTCTATCTtcctttctccttctctccccctttccctttctttgtctctttccctctctctaatTCTCTTATAAAGGCTTATAGCTGTGACCAGTGAAAGTATTCATTAAGCGTTACAACAATAGTAATAAATGGGATTtgatctccctctctctctctccctctctctctctctccccctctctgtagAAGGGTTCCAAGGATCCGATTCCTGAGGAGCAGGAGCTGGAGTTCCAGGGCCTGGAGGACGAAGAGGAGCAGAACGGAGAGCGGGAGAGGAAGGACAGCATGGAGAGGGGTAAATggggagagggggagtggaAGGATCGATTTAAGTCATTGAgaacaaaaccagcagggtggGGGCCCCTGCTCTATTCACTCGctcactcgctctctctcttcctccccctctctccgtGTGCAGATATGAAGGAGTCTCCGGTGATGTCGGACAGTGAATCGAAGCCAGCTgctgcccccccccactccccccctGCCCTGTCGTCCAGCCTGGCCACCCCCCCCATGACCTCTGACCCCCTGCCTGTGACCCTTGGGCTGACTCTCCCCGACGCCGAGGCCCCCCCCACACCTTCTGTCCCCACAGCCAAGCCCACCAAGATGCCATGTGAAGGtgagggtctctctctctctttccctctctttgtGATCACAGGTTTACACCCCCAGTCCAGTGTGTTATAACACAGTGGGTGGTGTTACCTTAGTGCTCGTGTgtagtactgtgtgtgtaaagTTGTGTTGATGTAACAGTGTGCCATGAGCAGTATTGAGTGTGTAACACTGCGTGTGTAATGTTGTTTCTGTGCAGAGAGTGCGTCTCTCGGGGGCGCTGCTCAGCTCAGTCCGGGGACGTGCTCCAGcctctcctcctccccgcccTCCTCCTCTGCTGCTATTGACTTCCCCCCCGCGGGGGACACCGAGGACGATGAGGGCATGAAGCACCTGCAACAGGTAGGGCGGCGGTGCATCCCCGCATGTGCCCGTGTGTGACCCCGtgccctggtgtgtgtgtgtctgtgccccTGCGTGtgcccgtgtgtgtgtctgtgccccCGTGCCCTGGCGTGTgcccgtgtgtgtctgtgccccTGCATGTGCCCGTGTGTGACCCCGtgccctggtgtgtgtgtctgtgcgggTGTTTCCCCGTGCGTGTGCCCGTGTGTGACCCTGTGCCCTGGCATGTCTGCGCCCCTGCGAGTGCCCATATGTGACCCCGTGCCTGTGTTGCAGGAGGCGGAGCGCATGGTGGCGTCTCTGCAGGACACGCTGCAGGAGGAGGAGACGTTCACCCAGACGCTGCAGGACACGCGCAACACGGCTGCCGCCCTGCCGCTGTCCCACGAGGCGGCCATGAAGTGGTTCTACAAGGACCCGCAGGGGGAGATACAGGGTACGACCCTCACACGCCGCTCGCACGGCCCTCTCGCTCTGCTCGCCCGCTGCTCGCAGCGCAGTAACGCCCTGCCTCCCCGCAGGTCCCTTCACCACGCAGGAGATGTCCGAGTGGTTCCAGGCAGGGTATTTCACCATGACGCTGCTGGTGAAGCGTGGCTGCGACGAGGGCTTCCAGCCGCTGGGCGAGGTCATCAAGATGTGGGGCCGCGTGCCCTTCGCCCCGGGGCCTTCGCCTCCGCCACTGCTGGTGAGGCCCGTCCCCGtccctcctctctttctctctcctctgtctgTGCGTCTGGTTTCTCTCCGTTCCCTCCTCCTcgtctctcctccctcccctgtgTTCAGTTTTCTCCCAGTGGGTGAGGTGACGCAGTGGGGGTGTTGGTGTAGTGGCAGAACTgtgcagtagtggttagggccagtagtggttagggctctggactcatacctggaaggttgttggttcaaatcctgggtgctgttgtacccttgaacaaggtacttcacttagattgctacAGTAAAATGCCcacctgtataaatgggtacaaatgtaagtcgccctggataagagcgtctgctaaatgacaaataatgtaatgtaagatCCAGTGAGTTGAATCAGCATTTGGTATGTTGACGCAGTGGGTGCGTTAGTGTGTTGATGCAGTGGGTGTGTCGCAGGGTAACATGGACCAGGAGAGGCTGAAGAAGCAGCAGGAGCTGGCGGCCGCCGCGGCGCTCTACCAGCAACTCCAGCAGCATCAGCAGCTATTCCAGCTCATCAACAGGTAGcactcagtgtgtctgtctgcgcgtgtctgtgtgtgtctgtgtgcgcgtctctgtgtgtcttaCAGCTCCCTCCCTGTCCCCCAGGTGTGGAGAGCAGGGTATGATGCCGTCGATGAGCCGGTCGATGTCAGTGCCAGACACAGGGTCCCTGTGGGACATGCATACCTCAGCTTCACAGCCAGCGGGTAGGCCACGCCCCCACTCTGCCAGAGAAGCCCCCTCCACAGCCCCCCCCTCACTCTAATAGACACGCCCCTCCAGACTCACCCCCTCACTCTGCTAGACACACCTCCCCTCCACAGCCCCCCCCTCACTCTGAGACACGCCCCTCCACAGATACACCCTCACTCGGATATACACCCCTTTACTCTGCCAGACACGCCCCCATTCTGCTGCATACACCCCTAACTCCCTCCCCCTCACGTTGTACATCGATgtaacactctctccctctccctccccctccaggCGGTGAAGCCAGTTTATGGGACTTAACAATGAATTCTTCAACTCAGGGTCCAACTCTCGAACAGCTACAGCTGGAGAGACAGAAGGTgagctccctccccctccccgtTTTCACAGAGCGACACTCCTGCTCTGGGTTTTGATTGTAAGCGTCTTCTGCACATGATTGGCCGCTTAAAGATTGACTAGCATTTCCTGCAACGCGATTGGCTGTGTACAAAATGAGTTGGCCCCCCCACATTCCGTGGATTCCGTGAGAGCAGCCCCCCGGAAGCAGTAAATACAGACCCCACCCCTAGAATGTGTGGTGCGAGCTCTGACCCCTGCGCCCTCCCCATCTCCCAGCTCCAGGAGAGGAGAGACGCTGAACTCAGGGCTAagcgagaggaggaggagaggaaacGGCGGGAGGAGAAGAGGAGGCAGGAGGAGCAGAAGCgccgggaggaggaggagctctTCCGCCGCAAGCAggtgagagggggagggggctgaGCAGCACGGCGCTGTTGTgcagacgtgtgtgtgtgtgtgcccgtgcgtgtgcgtgtgctgaCGCTGTGTCCTCCCCGGCAGTGCCGGCAGCAGGAGCTGCTGATGAAGCTCCTCCAGCAGACTCAGCAGCAGGTGGCCGTGGCAGCGCAGCAGAACCCCCCCGCCTGGGGAAACCTGCCCAAGGCGGCCAAGAACCTCCTGGACCTGCAGCAGGAGGCCGagcgcgagagggagagggagagggagcgggaGAGGGAGCGGCACATCCACAAgcagcaccagcagcagcagcagcaacagcggcagcagagggagagagcggtgagagagggggagagagacggaTGCGGGGGAGCGGGAGAGAGTGAGCggtgagagggggagggggagaagggTTTAGGGACAGCAATGGGATGGCAGGGGGAGGAAGGAGcagtatttgtgttatttttaatgttaaattctttccctccccctcccgCAGCACGGCTCTCTGTCCCTGGGCGGCTCAGCCGTGCCGTCGCTGGCGGGCCAGTGGGGCGAGGGGGCGCCGCTGTGGGGGGCCGGCCTGGAGAACAAGGGAGGCCTGTCCCTGTGGGAGGAGGCGGTGAAGACCCAGGCCGGCCTGCGCAGTCTGAAGAACAGCCGGAGCAGCCCGTCACTAAGGTCTGTCCCACCTTTTATTTATCAGTCTACAGCGTGGAATGGCTGCTGTATCAAGGGTGTTGTAatgacccctctctctctccccctccccctctccctcctcagTGAGCAGTTCATGCTGAACCGGCGGAAGCGCACTGAAGAAGAGGAGAAGCTGCTGAAGCTGCTGCAGGGGATGAAGCCGCAGGACGGGTTCACCACCTGGTGTGAGCAGATGCTGCACGCGCTGCACCCCtcaccctccccctcctcctcctcgctggACGGtaactctcactctctctctcgctgtgtttctgtctgtgtctcttgctgtctctctctatctgtgtctctctctctctctgtgtgtgtctctgtctcgctctccctctcgctgtgtgtgtttgtctccctctcgctgtctctctatcactgtgtgtgtctgtcttcctctcgctgtgtgtctctctctgtctctctgtctctgtctgtcctgtATTCACCCCTTGTCCCCCCGTCCCCGCAGTCCCCACCATCGTGTCGTACCTGAAGGAGGTGGAGTCTCCCTACGAGGTCCATGACTTCATCCGCTCCTACCTGGGAGACACCGTGGAAGCCAAAGAGTTCGCTAAGCAGTTTCTGGAGCGGCGTGCCAAACAGAAAGCCAACCACCagagacagcagcagcaggtaCAGACTGACccgctcacacacactgaccccctcacacactccctcactccaGGCTGTGTTGACACTAAcctgctctctgtctctcagctaTCCAAGGAAGTCGCAGGACTGACCATGAACTTCCCTCTGCAGGTAATGCACCCAAAGcccttccctcccctcccctcccctcctctcctctcctctcccctcctctctctctctctctctgccccaccCCGCctcaaacacacaaatccaatgATATAAACCAGTCAGGATGCTATCTCTCAAggtgtgttgttgttgatatCGCCTCTCCCTCCCCATCCCAGGAGGCTATGCGGGGCCTGACCCCCAGCAGCCTGCAGTCGGTGTTCCAGTCGGCCCACGGCGGCAAGGGTGGGGCCTACGAGTCCAACCAGCCAGCCAAGATGAAGAAGCGCCCCCCCATGATGCTCCACTCGGACCCCAGCATCCTTGGTGAGCGGCCGTCCGGGCTGGGGCGGGGCGGGCTATGCCGCCGGGGAGGGAGCCAGTCTGAGTGAcagcttctctttctctctctctctccccccccaggCTACTCGTTCCACAGCGCGGGTGAGCGGCTCAGCTTGAGCGAGATGGAGACGGTGGAGGATTACTGAGCGAGTCCAGCAATAGAGCTACCTGTTGCCTTTTGACACAGATCAGTCTTTCTGATTACAGAATGTGCactccggggggggggggggggagctggAGGccgctgggggggggggcgggggaggggagggagagggggtgtGGCgtggcggaggaggaggaggcggactTTGGACAGAGCCCCTCCCGCCCGGCCGACGTGCCACCGACCCCCACCGGTTGTGTCTGAGCGCCCTCCCCCTCGTCGAGAGGGAGTGAAAGTGGTTCCTCTGGCACTTAACACACGAAGCACCTTAACATACTAATGCACTTTAAACAGACGGGATGAGTCGCTGAGTTTCGCTTATTTTATAGAGACTGAAGAGTTTATAcacgtatacatacatacatgtgcgtgtgcgagtatgtgtctatatatgtatatgtatatcggtatgtatgtgtatccatatgcatatatatacatctcAACTGGAGGGGCAGTGATTTGAGCATCTGgaaatggggggggggttaattgagttgttttttttttgtttttttaaacttatCAGAAAAAAGAAGACAAATCCTTTCTTGAAAGACAaacactgttgttgttgttttgttttttttgcgttgttttttaaaaaaacgtttatatatatatatattaaaaaaacaagatacAAGTGAAAGCTGTTCGTACTCGAGAAACAAAAAacgaaaagaaaaatgtttgacatgaaaacTTGACTTTTGCACTTCTGTCGAGAGAGCGCGAGCGAGCGAGGTGTGGAGACGGATGTTTTTCTGTGACGCGTGTGcgtgagagcgtgtgtgtgtgtgagtgtgtgtgcgcgaGCGGATTTACTAGTC
It contains:
- the gigyf1a gene encoding GRB10-interacting GYF protein 1 isoform X2, which gives rise to MTAETLNFGPEWLRALSGGVSVTSPPPSPAMPKYKLAEYRYGREEMLALYIKDNKVPEEMQDKEFAAVLQDEPMQPLALVPLTEEEQRNFSMSVNSVAVLRLMGKGGGAVPAGVARGRGSARGRGRGRGDSGFYQRSAEDGEVGFGRSSREIHRSQSWDDRGERRFEKPIRRDGVRVGFEEPPAGLRKEYTRSDSENWRTLREEHEEEEGAGEPGGSWRLAGARRDDGAPRSAGWREHGGERRRKFDFDFREHGGERRRSDGAEDERDGLPEWCTDDEEGEMGTFDSSGAFLPLKKGSKDPIPEEQELEFQGLEDEEEQNGERERKDSMERDMKESPVMSDSESKPAAAPPHSPPALSSSLATPPMTSDPLPVTLGLTLPDAEAPPTPSVPTAKPTKMPCEESASLGGAAQLSPGTCSSLSSSPPSSSAAIDFPPAGDTEDDEGMKHLQQEAERMVASLQDTLQEEETFTQTLQDTRNTAAALPLSHEAAMKWFYKDPQGEIQGPFTTQEMSEWFQAGYFTMTLLVKRGCDEGFQPLGEVIKMWGRVPFAPGPSPPPLLGNMDQERLKKQQELAAAAALYQQLQQHQQLFQLINRCGEQGMMPSMSRSMSVPDTGSLWDMHTSASQPAGGEASLWDLTMNSSTQGPTLEQLQLERQKLQERRDAELRAKREEEERKRREEKRRQEEQKRREEEELFRRKQCRQQELLMKLLQQTQQQVAVAAQQNPPAWGNLPKAAKNLLDLQQEAERERERERERERERHIHKQHQQQQQQQRQQRERAHGSLSLGGSAVPSLAGQWGEGAPLWGAGLENKGGLSLWEEAVKTQAGLRSLKNSRSSPSLSEQFMLNRRKRTEEEEKLLKLLQGMKPQDGFTTWCEQMLHALHPSPSPSSSSLDVPTIVSYLKEVESPYEVHDFIRSYLGDTVEAKEFAKQFLERRAKQKANHQRQQQQLSKEVAGLTMNFPLQEAMRGLTPSSLQSVFQSAHGGKGGAYESNQPAKMKKRPPMMLHSDPSILGYSFHSAGERLSLSEMETVEDY
- the gigyf1a gene encoding GRB10-interacting GYF protein 1 isoform X1 — its product is MTAETLNFGPEWLRALSGGVSVTSPPPSPAMPKYKLAEYRYGREEMLALYIKDNKVPEEMQDKEFAAVLQDEPMQPLALVPLTEEEQRNFSMSVNSVAVLRLMGKGGGAVPAGVARGRGSARGRGENRPMGRGRGDSGFYQRSAEDGEVGFGRSSREIHRSQSWDDRGERRFEKPIRRDGVRVGFEEPPAGLRKEYTRSDSENWRTLREEHEEEEGAGEPGGSWRLAGARRDDGAPRSAGWREHGGERRRKFDFDFREHGGERRRSDGAEDERDGLPEWCTDDEEGEMGTFDSSGAFLPLKKGSKDPIPEEQELEFQGLEDEEEQNGERERKDSMERDMKESPVMSDSESKPAAAPPHSPPALSSSLATPPMTSDPLPVTLGLTLPDAEAPPTPSVPTAKPTKMPCEESASLGGAAQLSPGTCSSLSSSPPSSSAAIDFPPAGDTEDDEGMKHLQQEAERMVASLQDTLQEEETFTQTLQDTRNTAAALPLSHEAAMKWFYKDPQGEIQGPFTTQEMSEWFQAGYFTMTLLVKRGCDEGFQPLGEVIKMWGRVPFAPGPSPPPLLGNMDQERLKKQQELAAAAALYQQLQQHQQLFQLINRCGEQGMMPSMSRSMSVPDTGSLWDMHTSASQPAGGEASLWDLTMNSSTQGPTLEQLQLERQKLQERRDAELRAKREEEERKRREEKRRQEEQKRREEEELFRRKQCRQQELLMKLLQQTQQQVAVAAQQNPPAWGNLPKAAKNLLDLQQEAERERERERERERERHIHKQHQQQQQQQRQQRERAHGSLSLGGSAVPSLAGQWGEGAPLWGAGLENKGGLSLWEEAVKTQAGLRSLKNSRSSPSLSEQFMLNRRKRTEEEEKLLKLLQGMKPQDGFTTWCEQMLHALHPSPSPSSSSLDVPTIVSYLKEVESPYEVHDFIRSYLGDTVEAKEFAKQFLERRAKQKANHQRQQQQLSKEVAGLTMNFPLQEAMRGLTPSSLQSVFQSAHGGKGGAYESNQPAKMKKRPPMMLHSDPSILGYSFHSAGERLSLSEMETVEDY